Proteins co-encoded in one Alcanivorax sp. genomic window:
- a CDS encoding NmrA/HSCARG family protein, with protein sequence MTDQRILVTGATGAQGGALIPLLLEKGFSVRALTRNPDKPAAKALAREGVEVVAGDLDDSVSLQLACKECYGVFALQNFWEKDVGYQREIDQGIRLADAAAAAGVQHFLQTSVAGCEEAGNVLHFASKWQIEQHIEKLGLPFTMLREVFFMENFFEPVMGNKGKKAINPALVLATLDGCLDKDVPFHMVTVDDIARASAEIFANPDKFIGTRPDLASDVLTVAQMKHIYRKVTGKRPLPFRIPLWALRLSNAEAARQYVWNNTVRWRFDVDAVRKDFPFLTSFETFLRQRLAARDNKNH encoded by the coding sequence ATGACTGACCAACGCATTCTTGTTACCGGTGCCACCGGTGCCCAGGGCGGCGCCCTGATTCCCCTGTTGCTTGAAAAGGGCTTTAGCGTGCGCGCCCTGACCCGTAATCCCGACAAACCTGCCGCCAAAGCGCTGGCCCGTGAGGGGGTGGAGGTAGTCGCCGGCGATCTGGATGACAGTGTGTCCCTGCAGCTGGCCTGCAAGGAGTGTTACGGCGTCTTTGCGCTGCAGAATTTCTGGGAAAAGGACGTCGGCTACCAACGCGAGATTGATCAGGGCATTCGCCTGGCGGATGCCGCCGCTGCCGCAGGCGTGCAGCATTTCCTGCAGACGTCCGTGGCCGGCTGCGAAGAAGCCGGCAATGTGTTGCACTTCGCCAGCAAATGGCAGATCGAGCAACACATCGAAAAGCTTGGCCTGCCCTTCACCATGTTGCGCGAAGTGTTCTTCATGGAAAATTTCTTTGAACCGGTGATGGGCAACAAAGGCAAGAAGGCCATCAATCCGGCCCTGGTGCTGGCGACGCTGGACGGGTGTCTGGACAAGGACGTCCCTTTCCACATGGTTACCGTGGACGATATCGCCCGGGCCAGCGCCGAGATCTTTGCCAACCCGGACAAGTTCATCGGCACCCGCCCGGACCTGGCCAGCGATGTGCTGACCGTGGCACAAATGAAACACATCTACCGCAAGGTGACTGGCAAGCGTCCGCTGCCCTTCCGCATTCCGCTCTGGGCCCTGCGCCTGAGTAACGCGGAAGCCGCCCGGCAGTATGTGTGGAACAACACCGTGCGCTGGCGTTTTGATGTGGACGCCGTCCGCAAGGACTTCCCGTTCCTCACCTCATTCGAAACTTTCCTGCGCCAGCGCCTTGCCGCCCGGGATAACAAAAACCACTAA